GTTCATGGGGTTGCCATGCCCGACGAAGAGTACAGGCATTCGCTCCGTACTAGCAAATCCTGAAGCAAGGCTATCGAAGGATTGGAGGTTCATCCTTAGTCTGAGAACAGTCCAGAACTCAAATAGCGATCTCCACGGTCACAGATGATCGAGACGATCGTAGCAGGCTCTGTGAGGGTTTTGGCGAGTGCTACGGCAGAGTGCATCGCACCGCCGCTACTCATGCCTGCGAGTATGCCCGTTTCTTTGGCGAGACGCTTGGTCATGATGACTGCTTGTTCTTTGCTCACGTAGAGGATCTCGTCGACACGTGCATCGTCATAAATCTCTGGGAGAAACTCCGGAGACCATTTGCGGATGCCCGGGATACTGTCGCCCTCCTGTGGCTGTACGCCTATGATCTGAATGTCCTTGTTTTGCTCCTTGAGGTACATGGAGTTGCCCATGATGGTGCCCGTCGTGCCCATGCTGGAGACAAAGTGAGTCACTTTTCCTTCGGTGTCTTTCCAGATTTCGGGCCCTGTCGTGTTGTAGTGGGCGTGGTAGTTGTCGTCATTGGCGAACTGGTTGAGCATGACGTATCCTTCTTCCTCCACCATTTCGTCTGCGATGGTACGAGAGAGTTCGATGGTTCCTTCTTCGGGTGTCAGGACTACTTTGGCGCCATAGGCGGTCATCGTATCGATGCGCTCCTGTGTGGAGTTTTCGGGCATCACGAGGGTGATATCCATGTCAAAGGATGCCGCGACCATGGCCAGTGCGATACCAGTATTGCCACTGGTCGCCTCGACGAGTTTGGTCTCACGGGTGATTTCGCCGCGTTTGAGTGCCTCGTTGATCATGAAAAATGCCGGACGATCCTTGACACTCCCTCCCGGGTTGTTGCCCTCTAGTTTGCCGTAGATCTCTACGTGATCGGGGATCTCAGGGAGCAGTACTCTGACGAGGGGTGTGTTGCCGATTAAATCACTGATATTTTGAGCTGACATAAGTTTTGCTTTCTAAATTGGTTTTGAACGAACGGATCACAAACGGGTTGGATTCGCGACCTGCATTTATACCGAGGCTTTGATCAACTGCGACTCGTGCGCGTAGTACACGCGGCTGTTGGGCTCGACGCTGCTCGTCAGCCAGACATTGCCGCCGATGATGCTGTTGGCACCTATGACGGTACGACCACCGAGGATCGTTGCTCCGGCATAGATGACGACATTGTCACCGATGGTAGGGTGTCGTTTGGTGAGCGCCATCTCTTTGCGTACACTCATGGCACCTAGGGTCACGCCCTGATATA
The DNA window shown above is from Reichenbachiella sp. 5M10 and carries:
- the cysM gene encoding cysteine synthase CysM, with translation MSAQNISDLIGNTPLVRVLLPEIPDHVEIYGKLEGNNPGGSVKDRPAFFMINEALKRGEITRETKLVEATSGNTGIALAMVAASFDMDITLVMPENSTQERIDTMTAYGAKVVLTPEEGTIELSRTIADEMVEEEGYVMLNQFANDDNYHAHYNTTGPEIWKDTEGKVTHFVSSMGTTGTIMGNSMYLKEQNKDIQIIGVQPQEGDSIPGIRKWSPEFLPEIYDDARVDEILYVSKEQAVIMTKRLAKETGILAGMSSGGAMHSAVALAKTLTEPATIVSIICDRGDRYLSSGLFSD